The Haliotis asinina isolate JCU_RB_2024 chromosome 3, JCU_Hal_asi_v2, whole genome shotgun sequence genome segment ttaccaaaaccgaggagaagtgttttctctaaaatatataccgtcagtgatgggtaattacaatgcagatgatcatttaatgaagctatataacaataactgaagtgcatgtaaaatcaatttaatgacagtaactataagtagataatttaaccccaccaCTTTCGTTGGCCTGGTGGCCGTGcagtagagcgtctgcctacggATGAGAGAATTGTGGTTCCAATCCCGCTTCAGAAAACCTTTATTACTTTCTAAAACCTGTCCCtctaaaacaaaaacctcaaatgcggttgttctgggaaaacaagagatgacctgatatatagtgagaagcacactttaggtttatatgccATGTTCGTACTACTAGTAATGCAAAATTTTAGTAACAGtttttatgcattttgtttattttcataaaGAATTTGTCATTCAAGCTGATCTTCCACCTAGAAGTAACAATGTTTAACGATGTATATAGTTCACATGATTGGATGGAGACTGGTTAAGAGAAATAAGACATGTCCATAACGATCTCACCAACTTAAACCCATTCCTCCAACCACACACAGACCCATGGTCACACCCACATCCACAACAGCACACATCCCCACACCCAGCCCTACATCCAATACCCACACCCACATCATCCCAAAATCATTACTCATACCCCCACCCACACCCATGACTTACAGCAACACCCCTAGTCATACCACATCCACATCTCATCATGCACCTCACAACCACCAAATAACTCCACCCTGCCACACCCTGCTCCTCTCCACCCAGCTGCTCAACTCCGCTCTGCCCTACCCTGTTCCGCTCCTCACCCCTCCACCCTACCTTGCCCCACTCTGCTCTATCCTACACTGTTCCATTCCACATTGCTCCATCTACCTGGTCCCCTCCACAACATTTTGTTTCCCCTGCTCCACTCCACCGACCATGTTCCACTATACTCCACCGTACCCTGCTCCACTCCACAAATCTCCATCCCCCttctccactcctctctgccTACCCTGTTCCTCTCCAATGTGccctgttacgagtgtgtattttctgtatattttgttattaattctgtaataattattattgggtcacaatgtttagtcttttgaacaataattataatgggtcacatttcgtataataggtgatccgcatttttaggattcaGGTTTTCCGGGAATTATCTACCCTTGACTTCCTATTTGTTTACTTCTGGGGCATTCTGGGGTTATTCTGggccattctacagtgttggcgatggccaTAGGTGCTCGTACTTTCAAGAAAGgactgaaaatgtatataaatcCTAGCTGCCATGTTGTGAGCGAcacacattcatatatttattcgCTGGAGTTTCTCATTCTGCCTCTGCCAACAGTTCATCTACTGCTGTCAGactgctcgctgtgttacattctgactgtttctctctcatgctaagactttggtgagtttgctatactatatattttgtgacctattgccttagattttgtctcatttgtattgtatctgAAATCGATattgaaattgacttgtgactttgtataccttgttctcgttgctaaataataatatctgaatatttcaaactttgttctttgttctgttttgctggttcataggggctttcttacattgtttgtcacggtaaattcttaaccgtaacagccCTACACTGCTCTGCTCAATACCACCCTACCAACCCTACTCCATTCCACACCTTTCCGCCTACCCCCTGCCACTTCACCCAACTCTGCATTCCACCTTACCCTGCTCCTCTCCAAACCACCTACCCTTCTCCGCTCCCCTCTGCCACTCCACCCTACTCTGCATTCCACCTTACCTGCTCCACTCCACACCACCTACCCTTCTCCGCTCCCCTCTGCCACTCCACCCTACTCTGCATTCCACCTTACCTGCTCCACTCCACACCACCTACCCTTCTCCGCTCCCCTCTGCCACTCCACCCTACTCTGCATTCCACCTTACCTGCTCCACTCCACACCACCTACCCTTCTCCGCTCCCCTCTGCCACTCCACCCTACTCTGCATTCCACCTTACCTGCTCCACTCCACACCACCTACCCTTCTCCTCTCCCCTCTGCCCCTCCACCCTACTCTGCATTCCACCTTACCTGCTCCACTCCACACCACCTACCCTTCTCCTCTCCCCTCTGCCACTCCACCCTACTCTGCATTCCACCTTACCTGCTCCACTCCACACCACCTACCCTTCTCCTCTCCCCTCTGCCACTCCACCCTACTCTGCATTCCACCTTACCCTGCTCCTCTCCAAACCACCTACCCTTCTCCGCTCCCCTCTGCCACTCCACCCTACTCTGCATTCCACCTTACCCTGCTCCTCTCCACACCACCTACCCTTCTCCTCTCCCCTCTGCCACTCCACCCTACTCTGCATTCCACCTTACCCTGCTCCTCTCCAAACCACCTACCCTTCTCCTCTCCCCTCTGCCGCTCCACCCTACTCTGCATTCCACCTTACCCTGCTCCTCTCCAAACCACCTACCCTTCTCCTCTCCCCTCTGCCGCTCCACCCTACTCTGCATTCCACCTTACCCTGCTCCTCTCCAAACCACCTACCCTTCTCCGCTCCCCTCTGCCACTCCACCCTACTCTGCATTCCACCTTACCCTGCTCCTCTCCCCTCTGCCCACCCTGCCTAGTCCAACACCTTATTTATCTCCACAAGTAACAAGAGAGCATACAGTATGGTGTCCTGGCCACAGCTAGTATAGAAgctttgtgtaagtgtgtgttaaACTGCTGGATTCCTTATTGAACTGCACCCTAATCCATTCTCATCACAGCTTGACTTGCCTCTTACTGCAGTATCAGTCGGCGATTCAATTACACTGTTCAATTA includes the following:
- the LOC137278819 gene encoding uncharacterized protein, yielding MVTPTSTTAHIPTPSPTSNTHTHIIPKSLLIPPPTPMTYSNTPSHTTSTSHHAPHNHQITPPCHTLLLSTQLLNSALPYPVPLLTPPPYLAPLCSILHCSIPHCSIYLVPSTTFCFPCSTPPTMFHYTPPYPAPLHKSPSPFSTPLCLPCSSPMCPVTTLHCSAQYHPTNPTPFHTFPPTPCHFTQLCIPPYPAPLQTTYPSPLPSATPPYSAFHLTCSTPHHLPFSAPLCHSTLLCIPPYLLHSTPPTLLRSPLPLHPTLHSTLPAPLHTTYPSPLPSATPPYSAFHLTCSTPHHLPFSSPLCPSTLLCIPPYLLHSTPPTLLLSPLPLHPTLHSTLPAPLHTTYPSPLPSATPPYSAFHLTLLLSKPPTLLRSPLPLHPTLHSTLPCSSPHHLPFSSPLCHSTLLCIPPYPAPLQTTYPSPLPSAAPPYSAFHLTLLLSKPPTLLLSPLPLHPTLHSTLPCSSPNHLPFSAPLCHSTLLCIPPYPAPLPSAHPA